From the Amia ocellicauda isolate fAmiCal2 chromosome 12, fAmiCal2.hap1, whole genome shotgun sequence genome, the window TAGGTTGCAGTGAAAGCGGTCGCACAGACAACAGGATTGAagactttgtgtttgtgtgtttgtgacctGCATGTGCTTCTCTAGTAGTGTGCccatgtgtctgtgtctttgtgtgcttgtgtgttgcAGGAGCTCTTAGTTTTAGTGGAAACTCTGCGGCCACAGACGAGAGGGAGGGAGCGTGCAGTTTGTACAGATTCTTTCTGTAACCTTATTCTCACAAACCCCACTCCTTTTGACACGGTAATAACAGGATATGATCGCTCGCTGCAGGCCTATGAGAACAAATAATCAGATATGCGTTGTATTTTgaacaattatatattaaaaaaaaagccttcCCCCTTCAGCCCATGAGCACTGTTGctattggaaatgtattttaatgtattttatgtattttagcaGTTTTTATTGTTGTCATGTGTTGTGTTGCCAGAATGCCGAAGGCAAATTTCCATTTTATGTAAATTTTAATGGACAATAAACTTTTCTAATCGAATCTATATAATGTTTAGGTAGGTGTGCATGCGTGGTGTCAACGCCTTCTCTATTGTATCATATTTATAAGTGCGTGTCAATGCACGTTATACGCGTTGTAAGCCAGCAACAGAATGATGTTGCGGGAGCCTAAGTGAGTAAAATGAAACCCAGTcaaaattacagtttttctcaatcgatttggcacattttctgaaacaaaCTTAACGTTCTCAAAACTCTAAGTAGGGGAGACCAGGGATGAAAGTAACACCTTTTGTTTGAGTGTCAGAACTCAGTggttgtttgttatcaaactttGATATATACTACTCATATCTGTCTTCTACAAATATAACTCACTTGGACATCTACTACACAATCACAGATTATATGAGTTAGTGTCAAATACAAAGAGTCCCGTTGTTACAACCTACCCCACAACTGGGGTGAGTTGTAACACTAGCTGGGGATGGTTGTAACAATGAGAGGTCATTTgctaaaataacatccacactaTACAATTTATACAAGAACTTTATTGAAGAATAAagacattgttttgaaaaatcTGAACAATTTAAAGTGACAAAAACTTTAAATGAaaaactgtctgtgtgtgtgtttgtttgagtgtgcgtttgtgtgggTGTGGACTGTATTCCTGAATGTGCATGTGTCACCATCTGATATGAGCTACACTGCAGATGCAGAAAGTATTTTGAAGCGCTAAAGAGCACTAGTGTGGATAAAATATGTGatgataaaatatgtattaatgtacaATACAAAACTGTTACCCATGAAACCGGTGACAACTAATATTTGCAGTTTATCACATTTGCTTGCAGAACTCATTGTCTGAACactaaaaccaaataaaactaaTCATTTTGACTAATTGAAGTCAGTATGTTGGCACATTCAGGcctgtctgcatgtgtgtgtgtttttaatcaaaGATTTCAATGGCAATGACAAGAACATCTATTAGTGCTCTTAGGACAACAATGCCCAGAGTGCGTCTTTGTCCGCATCCAGAGGTGCTGGCTTACATGTGCGTGACCCCTGTGTTAACAACCAAGACCTGACATACTCTTATCAGAAACTACAGCATTGTATTTACCATTTGATACTTCCTTAACCAAGAGCCTGTTTTTTTTCGGGGGAGGTGAAGACAAGGAAGTCGCAGGAGTTAATGGCCGTTTAGAAAAGTTTCTTATGTCTGTCATCTCTGTCTGAGTGAGAGCGACTGTTGCCGCCTGCGCTCGCAGGTTAAGCCGCGGCTGCGCAGTTCAGTGCAGCGGGACGCGGAGGAGCGCGGTTTCGCTTAAACGGCGTTTTTGTGCGTTACCCTTTGAGATGTACGTGCAAGACGcttgaataaaattaaaatgattaataggATTGCATTGAGTAGGGTACTCAATTTGTACTGAATTTACTAAGCTCTATAAGCTATACtccacacagtgctggctccagtctgcaCCCTATACTGTAGGCTACCATACAATCAGTGACCCAGTGGgccactatactatactatactacactacactacactacactacactacactacactagtCGAGACaactccctctgtctctcagaTCACGGGTTATTTCACCGATCCTTCTAGATTAAATTGCTTACAGCCAGGGAGACGAGTCCAAATACATCACTGGGATTTTcagagtaaaaaataaataaaataaaaaatatgcaaaacaaGCAACAGCAGACAGGTTAACACAAACTCAAATAGTTTACTGCCCCTGACTGAAGTTCATTACTCCTTATTCTTTAGTCACAATTTGTGCCAAGGGCAGAGGGAACTTTTATTCCTAAATAtagtatactatactatactatactatactatactatagtccccacagtactggctccagtctgggccctgtgCTATACTATAGTGTACACAGTGCAGGCAACAATCTGAACATGATGCTATATCGTACTACACTACTCTACACTAGTCAAGACAGCAAAGACATTCTACACTGCATGGATGGTCTGATGTGAACGTGACTCAGTTTGGGTCTGGAGTCTCTGTGTCTGTTCACTGTGACATGGTCATGGTCTCATGTACCCTGTCCAGGACGCGAGACATTGACACTGACAGTGCAGTCTGTACAGTGCGACTCATCATGCCTCACAGAGTCTCCTGCTGCTCCAGAGACCAGTCTTATCTTATCATGGGGCATGTAGGCTGAATGGCTATACAGAATAAAGAACAGCCTGCTTTGTGTCACACTGCGTGCTGGtattgggggagggggagagggcaTTGCTGTTGATGTTTAATCCCTTGCTATCTCACCGCTTCATATTTTCATGTCATGTGTATTTTAATGGGAATATTTACATAGAAAAAGTCCCTGAGATTATCAACCTTAATGGCTGGAAAAGGGGATTTTATGATGGCTTGGAAACTGAAAGTTGTAAACCCATGCAAATGTATTCTAATCTcctggaaaagagagagagagagagagagagagagagagagagagagagagattattaGTACATAGATGGCCCCACTGTGGCCCAGGTATATAAGGACTGGCTATTCAAACAAAGTGAGTTTCTTTTTGTGTCTGGGAGTGTATGAGTGTGTTGCTGTTTGTGAGAGTGAATGTGTgcgagagagtgagtgtgtgacacTATTACACAGTACTGTTATAACTGCACTGAAGCACTATTCTATTCCCAGagactgtgtgagtgagtgtgtgtgtgatgacgCTAATacactgttgtgtttttgtggttTCAGCTATCCTGGTGAGCACAGTCCAGTGTGGAGAGGAGACAGTGAGAGGGGCAGTTGGGGGGTCAGTCTCTCTCACTGTCCACATACCTGACATACACACAGCCTACAGAGTGGAGTGGAGATACAGTCCGCAGGTTCAACCACAGACCTGGCCAATAGCAGAGCTAAGCCAAGGGAAgataaaaattgattttgagaagAGGTTCACAGACAGACTGCAGCTGGATGTGGTGTCCGGCTCTCTGACCATCACTGACCTCCACAGCAATGACTCTGGACTGTATCTGGTGCAGACTGTGGATGGACTGAGATTTCAAACAATTTTCAACTTGACAGTCTACAGTAAGTGAGACTTTTTCTCTCCAACAGTCAGCCAGAAAGCTGAGCCCAGAGAGGATAATAGACTGTAGGAACTGGGAAGTCCTGTTCAATAGATGGCACACAGGACTGACTGAGCTTTCTGCCTGTTTGGATGCTTTTTGGCTGCCTTTCTTCTTGCTTCCATTGCTGTCTGGATTATAGAGTCTCTGTTCCATTTTCTATGTCATTGAAGATATTTAGTGACCAGAAACTTTTAAGACTCTGCTTGGCTTCTGAAAACCACCCATTTCTAAAGATCTGGGAAACTGCATGCTAACTAACTACTGTACTGAATTGtactgtctctgcaggaccagggatgGGGCCCATTTTATTTACAGAGTAGCTAGGAGACATAGTCTGGTTTACAGCCACTAATAGTCTGCTGCATCTGTTTCCACTGCTGCACTGCTGTAACATTTAGTTCAGGTGTCCGTGTGTCTGTTCCTTTGTAGTGTTTTATGATGCAGTTTAGTGATTAGATGTGTTTTTTCTAGTCTTTTGATGCTTGTCTTCTGTTATCACACTGCAATTATCGCACAGGataatctctctttttctctgtttAATTTACCTGTCTCTctttcacctctctctctctatatacagAGCCTGTGTCTACACCTCAAGTGATCATCTATGACAGAAATAGTAGTCTATTCAACAGGACCGAGCTTAGTGTGAACTGTATCCTGCTGTGCTCCGTGGCCAATGGGAGAGAGGTGACCCTGTCCTGgtacagagagggggaggagaagcCCCTGAACCACAGCAGCTCCCCTGATCTCAACACCCCCCTGACTCTCCCTCTGGAGACAGAAGGACTCTCTCACTTCTACAGCTGTGTTTCCAGTAACCCTGTTACTAAAAAGGAAGTCACCCTTACAAGCCCAGAACACTGTCTACACAAAGGTAATAGCACTGACATCTGTGCCACATACTATACTAAAGTCTACACAGCACTGGCTCCTGACTAAACTTCATCCATCTT encodes:
- the LOC136764472 gene encoding CD48 antigen isoform X1 is translated as MLRVDCRLLSRAVLAAAILVSTVQCGEETVRGAVGGSVSLTVHIPDIHTAYRVEWRYSPQVQPQTWPIAELSQGKIKIDFEKRFTDRLQLDVVSGSLTITDLHSNDSGLYLVQTVDGLRFQTIFNLTVYKPVSTPQVIIYDRNSSLFNRTELSVNCILLCSVANGREVTLSWYREGEEKPLNHSSSPDLNTPLTLPLETEGLSHFYSCVSSNPVTKKEVTLTSPEHCLHKDPKARASGSATLWTVVLIIAVMLSVCVLLWTVFRRRRSGTGSGPVLKLVVTGEKVFDVPDANRRESVQYSDVQIILVPSEKSVERGEYSSTVYDMINQNHNSDKDELKRCGRRGS
- the LOC136764472 gene encoding CD48 antigen isoform X2; the encoded protein is MLRVDCRLLSRAVLAAAILVSTVQCGEETVRGAVGGSVSLTVHIPDIHTAYRVEWRYSPQVQPQTWPIAELSQGKIKIDFEKRFTDRLQLDVVSGSLTITDLHSNDSGLYLVQTVDGLRFQTIFNLTVYKPVSTPQVIIYDRNSSLFNRTELSVNCILLCSVANGREVTLSWYREGEEKPLNHSSSPDLNTPLTLPLETEGLSHFYSCVSSNPVTKKEVTLTSPEHCLHKDPKARASGSATLWTVVLIIAVMLSVCVLLWTVFRRRRSGTGSGPVLKLVVTGEKVFDVPDANRRESVQYSDVQIILVPSEESDPQVVTD